Proteins found in one Rahnella aquatilis CIP 78.65 = ATCC 33071 genomic segment:
- a CDS encoding DUF4123 domain-containing protein produces the protein MNTAAYSAVMNQLISHPECGGFALVDGLQYERHFGEEIKTEKGIVAPLFDSGPDSRIQFAGPWLFSLNTTIEYREKLQQLECIYPSVSWFLSCWTMENVVNHFKPFLNLQLPDGRGALFRFYDPRILKDIELLLAEKDYEELIAGIECWFLTLNGETYDIKSKGKYFWD, from the coding sequence ATGAACACTGCCGCATATTCCGCCGTGATGAATCAATTAATATCTCATCCTGAATGTGGAGGTTTCGCTTTGGTAGATGGCCTGCAATATGAACGTCACTTTGGTGAAGAGATAAAAACTGAGAAAGGGATCGTTGCACCTCTGTTTGATAGTGGTCCTGACTCTCGCATTCAGTTTGCAGGCCCCTGGCTGTTCTCATTGAATACAACCATTGAGTATCGTGAAAAATTGCAACAGCTGGAGTGCATATATCCATCAGTTTCATGGTTCCTTTCCTGCTGGACTATGGAGAATGTTGTAAATCATTTTAAACCTTTTTTAAATTTACAGCTTCCGGACGGGCGTGGAGCATTATTTCGATTTTATGACCCTCGAATCCTTAAAGATATCGAGCTTCTTTTGGCTGAAAAAGATTATGAGGAACTTATTGCTGGTATTGAATGCTGGTTTTTGACACTGAATGGCGAAACTTACGATATAAAATCCAAGGGAAAGTATTTTTGGGACTAA
- a CDS encoding restriction endonuclease fold toxin 5 domain-containing protein → MSNVGATMPVPAGRTGTIPGTRGRLGGVVGILSDLEAHRQEYLAYMAEMENVKEEAASLTKELSEEGCDQCVYTQGEVTLQNIKGWSDISIAYQFYICKLPIHFQVMKIMEWTYGVAFDGFVPKECLLIETKANYDQFFDMNEELKFFMNITKGTDGLFLKQARSQNSCALKGMPPGRLHWYFMQPISARYARSEFAEEGLDISVIDKPMPTEYVRTIITNKQ, encoded by the coding sequence ATGAGTAATGTTGGAGCAACTATGCCAGTCCCAGCTGGCCGCACCGGGACTATACCCGGGACCAGAGGACGTCTGGGGGGCGTTGTTGGTATTCTTTCAGATCTTGAAGCCCATAGACAGGAATATTTAGCCTATATGGCTGAAATGGAGAATGTTAAGGAAGAAGCAGCTAGTTTGACCAAGGAGTTAAGTGAGGAAGGATGTGACCAGTGCGTCTATACTCAGGGTGAAGTGACACTCCAGAATATTAAAGGCTGGTCCGATATCAGCATTGCATATCAGTTCTACATCTGTAAGCTCCCAATCCATTTTCAGGTAATGAAAATAATGGAGTGGACATATGGGGTTGCATTCGATGGTTTTGTACCTAAAGAATGCCTGCTGATTGAGACGAAAGCTAATTACGATCAATTTTTTGATATGAATGAAGAGCTTAAATTTTTCATGAACATAACTAAAGGAACTGACGGACTTTTCCTGAAGCAAGCGCGTTCTCAAAACTCTTGTGCATTGAAGGGAATGCCACCCGGTCGTTTACATTGGTATTTCATGCAACCCATTAGTGCCAGATATGCGCGTTCAGAATTTGCAGAAGAAGGGTTAGATATTTCAGTAATTGATAAGCCAATGCCCACCGAGTATGTCCGAACAATAATCACAAACAAACAATAG
- a CDS encoding Imm52 family immunity protein has product MFYKIQGLIYRKNKVTSENIFNELIKFINTLPNWSEKPKLWFIATPKGSVKGIENGQTSQDALSYVDEMIKSNNSISVILADENEDDSILTLWFKNTQAISEDRYTFSLTIKSLSKLNDFNVFLDIFNKLTSLDEWKFKYIFLDTEQYRRKELSVFEDRLAVGWILFLPQLISSEHARSAFKVIQRKEINGTIIISSEIFDGKNPLHISHANNVEIELAADGFLPLLKGL; this is encoded by the coding sequence ATGTTTTATAAAATACAAGGTTTAATTTACAGAAAAAACAAAGTAACATCGGAAAATATATTCAATGAATTGATTAAATTCATTAATACACTACCAAACTGGAGTGAAAAACCGAAGCTATGGTTTATAGCGACTCCCAAAGGGAGTGTCAAAGGTATCGAAAATGGTCAAACATCCCAAGATGCACTTAGCTATGTCGATGAAATGATAAAATCAAATAATAGTATTAGTGTCATACTTGCTGATGAAAATGAAGATGATAGTATACTAACGCTATGGTTTAAAAACACCCAAGCAATATCTGAAGACAGGTATACATTCTCACTTACAATTAAATCACTTTCAAAACTAAATGATTTTAATGTTTTTCTTGATATATTTAATAAATTAACATCTTTAGACGAATGGAAATTCAAATATATTTTTCTAGATACAGAACAATATAGAAGAAAAGAATTATCTGTTTTCGAAGATAGATTGGCGGTTGGTTGGATTCTGTTTTTACCACAATTGATTTCATCAGAACATGCCCGATCGGCATTTAAAGTCATTCAGCGAAAAGAAATAAATGGAACAATAATTATCTCAAGCGAGATTTTTGATGGTAAAAACCCTCTCCACATCTCCCATGCTAATAATGTAGAGATAGAGCTTGCTGCTGATGGATTTTTGCCTTTACTGAAGGGATTATAA
- a CDS encoding lysozyme inhibitor LprI family protein has protein sequence MFKGIFLLTTASLFSLSAQAGLFGGEDFKCGRNDAVKAVQDYIKSEAGAKLQNDYITSPEIFHKKDIQEFQSKIDSIPMTISNVSTTSTTDGMLNCSATIAAQLPPETLEVLKNNPEYLSGIISDNGKMNNGKVVWSNYPYSLSLADNKKDISVNRINYIQNSLYQMSTLAVNKDYIITSKFTVKLSSSKNNYARSDRNLNDIWKSLPDSIKTSMKKSQQAWVNDKALKCGKLSDADMETTPIQNRINTYDCQTKMTNERIAFLGGDNY, from the coding sequence ATGTTTAAAGGTATTTTTTTACTGACTACCGCCTCATTATTTTCTTTAAGCGCACAAGCGGGGCTATTTGGAGGCGAAGACTTCAAATGTGGTAGAAATGATGCTGTCAAAGCTGTTCAGGATTACATCAAAAGTGAAGCAGGAGCGAAACTGCAGAACGATTACATTACCAGCCCTGAGATATTTCATAAAAAGGACATTCAGGAATTTCAGAGTAAAATCGATTCAATACCCATGACGATTTCAAATGTCTCAACAACATCCACAACCGACGGAATGCTGAACTGTAGTGCAACAATAGCGGCACAACTTCCACCAGAAACCCTTGAAGTGTTAAAAAACAACCCGGAGTATCTGTCCGGTATCATTTCAGATAATGGAAAAATGAATAATGGCAAGGTTGTGTGGAGTAATTATCCCTACAGCCTCAGCCTGGCAGATAACAAAAAGGATATATCTGTAAACAGAATTAATTACATTCAGAACTCTTTATATCAAATGTCCACGCTCGCAGTGAATAAAGATTACATCATCACTTCTAAATTCACCGTAAAATTATCCAGCTCAAAAAACAATTATGCAAGAAGCGACCGAAATCTGAATGATATCTGGAAAAGCCTGCCGGACTCGATTAAGACATCCATGAAGAAATCACAACAAGCCTGGGTGAATGATAAAGCGCTTAAATGCGGAAAATTATCTGATGCGGATATGGAAACCACGCCGATTCAAAACAGGATTAATACTTATGATTGTCAGACAAAAATGACGAATGAACGTATCGCATTTTTAGGCGGGGATAATTATTAA
- the tssA gene encoding type VI secretion system protein TssA yields MATLHTLLALCPQENPDILMQKAKVQTALWEKWLNPVSSDNATGEDPGYDDDFQRMREEVNKLSGADTELVCQLAEKLLTTVCKDVRVATYYLWARLHRDGESGLAEGLELLSGLVSRYGDQLLPSRKNSRRAAMEWLAGSKVLDSLSLYPEVDKPKFERILAALTLFEDVITSWEDVNRPQLGGLYDALESRLAQSGGFDAVVPQNSGGQATSDSRSLSPDMPTLKVIQSGRELLDQAKALAQYLRDQPQGWLSGHRLMTTIRWDTVDQLPPLDAKGCTRLAPPRTEYRAQLKRLYLQQSWTELLENADRMFTEGVNHFWLDIQWYLHQALSKSGAPYDSWAEFIEQDLRLLLLRLPGLETLAYSDGTPFADEVTAGWITRDIQDNDGRWQSEPNAVSASGDEDVLQLETEALAQADSEGIEAALNWLQIRPGITTPRQRWLIRLLMARVAEQYGKNEMALHLLGELDSTGNRLTLKQWEPALLFEVKARRLKLLRMQFQRGDTDKAKLTLEMDKLLAGLVSIDPARAAVLCA; encoded by the coding sequence ATGGCCACATTACACACCCTGTTAGCGCTATGCCCACAGGAAAACCCAGATATATTGATGCAAAAGGCCAAAGTGCAAACAGCACTGTGGGAAAAATGGCTAAACCCGGTTAGCAGCGATAACGCAACTGGTGAAGATCCCGGTTATGACGATGACTTTCAACGTATGCGTGAAGAAGTTAATAAGCTTTCAGGCGCGGATACTGAACTGGTGTGCCAACTGGCGGAGAAATTACTGACCACTGTATGCAAAGACGTAAGGGTAGCCACTTATTATCTCTGGGCACGATTGCATCGCGACGGCGAATCGGGTCTGGCCGAAGGGCTGGAACTGTTGAGCGGACTGGTCTCACGCTATGGCGACCAGTTGTTGCCATCACGAAAAAATAGCCGGCGGGCTGCCATGGAGTGGCTGGCAGGCAGTAAAGTTCTCGACAGCCTGTCGCTGTATCCCGAAGTCGATAAGCCAAAATTTGAACGCATTTTGGCTGCACTCACACTGTTTGAAGACGTTATTACATCATGGGAGGACGTAAACCGACCACAGTTGGGCGGACTTTATGATGCCCTAGAATCCCGACTGGCTCAGTCTGGTGGCTTCGATGCCGTTGTTCCGCAAAACAGCGGCGGTCAGGCGACGTCTGATTCGCGCTCCTTATCGCCGGACATGCCGACATTAAAGGTAATACAGTCTGGTCGTGAGTTACTCGATCAGGCTAAGGCGTTAGCTCAGTACCTGCGAGACCAGCCACAAGGCTGGTTATCAGGGCACAGGTTGATGACTACGATACGCTGGGACACTGTCGACCAACTGCCTCCGCTGGATGCCAAGGGTTGTACTCGCTTGGCCCCCCCAAGAACTGAATATCGTGCCCAACTCAAGCGCCTGTATTTGCAACAAAGCTGGACCGAATTATTGGAAAACGCCGATCGAATGTTTACCGAAGGCGTGAATCATTTCTGGCTGGATATCCAGTGGTATTTGCACCAGGCGCTCAGCAAGTCGGGGGCTCCTTATGATAGCTGGGCAGAATTCATCGAGCAGGATCTGCGTTTATTGTTGCTTCGTTTACCGGGACTGGAAACGCTCGCCTACAGTGACGGTACCCCCTTTGCCGACGAAGTGACCGCAGGCTGGATCACACGTGATATTCAGGACAATGACGGACGATGGCAATCTGAACCCAATGCAGTCTCTGCAAGTGGCGATGAAGATGTCCTTCAGCTTGAAACCGAAGCACTGGCGCAGGCAGACAGTGAAGGTATAGAAGCTGCACTCAATTGGTTGCAGATTCGCCCGGGGATCACTACACCTCGCCAACGTTGGCTAATACGGCTGCTCATGGCTCGTGTTGCTGAACAATATGGAAAAAATGAAATGGCACTCCACTTACTTGGAGAACTGGACAGCACAGGAAATCGCCTGACGCTGAAACAATGGGAGCCTGCCCTGCTGTTTGAAGTAAAAGCACGACGACTCAAACTGCTGAGAATGCAATTCCAGCGCGGCGATACTGATAAAGCCAAACTCACACTTGAAATGGACAAACTGCTCGCCGGATTGGTTTCTATTGATCCTGCACGCGCGGCTGTTCTGTGTGCTTAA
- the tssE gene encoding type VI secretion system baseplate subunit TssE, which produces MNSKSPSLYEILTGNFAGGLDLHNVSEENQVILSVLDNMQRILNCRAGTLSHLPDYGLPDMSKILQGMPGTAHSLLDVLSETLLKYEPRIKKLHVILLPQSSPGHLEYAIDAELKELGLVRFGTEFMPEGRVLMRHMKQQNYV; this is translated from the coding sequence ATGAACTCAAAATCCCCTTCTCTGTATGAAATCCTCACTGGCAATTTTGCCGGCGGCCTCGATCTGCACAACGTCAGCGAAGAGAATCAGGTGATCCTCTCCGTGCTCGACAACATGCAGCGTATTCTCAACTGTCGTGCCGGCACGCTCAGCCATCTGCCGGATTACGGCCTGCCGGACATGAGCAAAATCCTGCAGGGGATGCCCGGTACGGCACATTCACTGCTGGATGTCTTGTCAGAAACCCTGCTGAAATACGAGCCGCGCATCAAAAAGTTGCACGTTATTTTATTGCCCCAGTCCAGCCCCGGACATCTTGAATATGCCATTGACGCCGAGCTGAAAGAGCTTGGCTTAGTGCGATTCGGTACCGAATTTATGCCGGAAGGCCGCGTACTGATGCGCCATATGAAACAGCAGAATTACGTGTGA